The following coding sequences are from one Cryptosporangium aurantiacum window:
- the paaZ gene encoding phenylacetic acid degradation bifunctional protein PaaZ gives MATLLESYAAGRWIRAEDEGEPLLDAATGEEVARISSRGLDVAAMVRHARDVGGPAIRALTFHQRAALLKAVAKHLTGVKDELTTLSAHTGATARDTAVDVDGGIGTLFSYASRGTRELPNDTIVLDGGVEQLGKGGTFVGRHVYTSRPGVAVQINAFNFPVWGMLEKLAPAFLAGLPTIVKPASQTAYLTELTVRHILGSGLLPAGALQLISGSAGNLLDELTVQDSIAFTGSAHTAGILRRHPNVVDGGVRLGVEADSLNCSILGPDVRPDDPEFDLFVKGVVTEMTVKAGQKCTAIRRVLVPSGLRDAVIEALGARLSRITVGDPRNPDVRMGPLASLGQRDEVRKAVEALRAGADVVFGDPDGGTVLDGDPERGAFVTPLVLRAASGAPEPHDIEPFGPVSTVLAYADVDEAVTLAARGRGSLVASVVTHDPDVARSVVLGLAPWHGRVLVLDRDDAAESTGHGSPLPTLVHGGPGRAGGGEELGGIRAVLGHLQRTAVQASPDLLTAITGRWTTGAARRESDVHPFRKSLADLRIGDAIRSARRTISLGDIEHFAEFTGDTFYAHTDAEAAARNPLFGGIVAHGYLVVSLAAGLFVEPSPGPVLANFGVDNLRFLTPVKAGDSIAVTLTVTQITPRNTADYGEVRWDALVTNQDDKPVATYDVLTLVAKEWP, from the coding sequence GTGGCCACGTTGCTCGAGAGTTACGCAGCCGGACGTTGGATCCGCGCCGAGGACGAGGGCGAACCGCTGCTCGACGCGGCCACCGGTGAGGAGGTCGCCCGCATCTCCAGCCGCGGCCTGGACGTCGCGGCGATGGTGCGCCACGCGCGCGACGTGGGCGGCCCCGCGATCCGCGCGTTGACGTTCCACCAGCGGGCGGCGCTGCTCAAGGCCGTCGCCAAGCACCTGACCGGCGTGAAAGACGAGCTCACGACACTATCGGCGCACACAGGCGCCACCGCCAGGGACACCGCGGTGGACGTCGACGGCGGCATCGGGACGCTGTTCAGCTACGCCAGCCGCGGCACCCGCGAACTGCCCAACGACACGATCGTCCTGGACGGCGGCGTCGAACAGCTCGGCAAGGGCGGGACGTTCGTCGGCCGGCACGTCTACACCTCGCGGCCGGGCGTCGCCGTCCAGATCAACGCGTTCAACTTCCCGGTCTGGGGAATGCTGGAGAAGCTCGCCCCGGCGTTCCTCGCCGGGCTGCCCACGATCGTCAAACCCGCCAGCCAGACCGCGTACCTCACCGAGCTGACCGTCCGGCACATCCTCGGGTCCGGGCTGCTGCCCGCCGGGGCGCTGCAGCTGATCTCCGGCAGCGCGGGGAACCTCCTGGACGAGCTGACCGTGCAGGACTCGATCGCGTTCACCGGCTCCGCGCACACCGCGGGCATCCTGCGGCGTCACCCGAACGTCGTCGACGGCGGCGTGCGACTCGGCGTCGAGGCCGACTCGCTGAACTGCTCGATCCTCGGCCCGGACGTCCGGCCGGACGACCCGGAGTTCGACCTGTTCGTCAAGGGCGTCGTCACCGAGATGACCGTCAAGGCCGGGCAGAAGTGCACGGCGATCCGCCGGGTGCTGGTTCCCTCGGGTCTGCGGGACGCGGTGATCGAGGCGCTCGGCGCGCGGCTGTCGAGGATCACGGTCGGCGACCCGCGCAACCCCGACGTCCGGATGGGCCCGCTGGCGAGCCTCGGCCAGCGCGACGAGGTACGGAAGGCCGTCGAGGCGCTGCGGGCGGGCGCCGACGTGGTGTTCGGTGACCCGGACGGCGGGACGGTTCTCGACGGGGACCCCGAGCGCGGCGCGTTCGTCACCCCGCTGGTGTTGCGCGCGGCTTCCGGCGCCCCCGAGCCGCACGACATCGAACCGTTCGGGCCGGTCAGCACCGTGCTGGCGTACGCGGACGTGGACGAGGCGGTCACGCTGGCCGCCCGCGGCCGGGGCAGCCTCGTCGCGTCGGTGGTCACCCACGATCCGGACGTCGCCCGGTCGGTCGTGCTCGGGCTCGCGCCCTGGCACGGCCGGGTGCTGGTCCTCGACCGGGACGACGCCGCGGAGTCCACCGGGCACGGCTCACCGCTGCCGACGCTCGTCCACGGTGGCCCCGGGCGCGCCGGCGGCGGCGAGGAACTGGGCGGCATCCGCGCGGTCCTCGGCCACCTGCAACGCACCGCGGTCCAGGCGTCCCCGGACCTGCTCACCGCGATCACCGGACGCTGGACCACCGGCGCCGCGCGGCGCGAGAGTGACGTCCACCCGTTCCGGAAGAGCCTCGCCGACCTGCGGATCGGCGACGCGATCCGGTCTGCGCGGCGGACGATCAGCCTCGGCGACATCGAGCACTTCGCCGAGTTCACCGGCGACACGTTCTACGCGCACACCGACGCCGAAGCCGCGGCGCGCAACCCGCTGTTCGGCGGCATCGTCGCCCACGGCTACCTGGTCGTGTCGCTGGCCGCCGGGTTGTTCGTCGAACCGTCGCCGGGCCCGGTCCTGGCCAACTTCGGCGTCGACAACCTGCGCTTCCTGACGCCGGTGAAAGCGGGCGACAGCATCGCGGTGACGCTCACCGTCACGCAGATCACCCCGCGCAACACCGCCGACTACGGCGAGGTCCGCTGGGACGCGCTCGTCACCAACCAGGACGACAAACCGGTGGCGACCTACGACGTCCTGACGCTGGTCGCGAAGGAGTGGCCGTGA